A single Tenacibaculum sp. 190524A02b DNA region contains:
- a CDS encoding GNAT family N-acetyltransferase: MKVVLETERLLLREFIISDAISFYELNSDKEVMKYTGDIPFKNVEEAQCFLENYKDYTKNGFGRWAVICKDTNTFIGWCGLKRNEENLVDIGFRFFKNFWNKGYATEAAKACLYYGFNSLGLKEIIGRASIENVASIRVLEKLEMKQWKKGIFEGVDKAVYYIIDKSSSINNYS; this comes from the coding sequence ATGAAGGTTGTTTTAGAAACAGAAAGATTGTTGTTACGTGAATTCATAATAAGTGATGCGATATCTTTTTACGAGCTTAATTCAGATAAAGAAGTAATGAAGTATACAGGTGATATTCCTTTTAAAAATGTAGAGGAGGCTCAATGTTTTTTGGAAAACTATAAAGATTATACTAAAAATGGGTTTGGGAGATGGGCAGTAATATGCAAAGATACTAATACTTTTATAGGTTGGTGCGGATTGAAAAGAAACGAGGAAAATTTAGTAGATATAGGTTTTCGTTTTTTTAAAAACTTTTGGAATAAAGGGTATGCAACTGAAGCAGCAAAAGCTTGTTTATATTATGGGTTCAATAGTTTAGGGTTGAAAGAAATTATAGGAAGAGCATCTATTGAGAATGTAGCTTCAATAAGAGTGTTAGAAAAACTTGAGATGAAACAATGGAAGAAAGGAATTTTTGAAGGAGTAGATAAAGCAGTTTATTATATTATTGATAAAAGCTCATCTATTAATAACTACAGTTAA
- a CDS encoding Bax inhibitor-1/YccA family protein, whose amino-acid sequence MSVFGLRTSNPAFTSYFWKKQYSYSKAKMTLSGIIFKSLVMLILVCCAAFYTWHLYFSGVIVKWYTSIGALIAVFCSVYISYRYRSAKFLLPIYALAKGFFLGGISAYAHKRFPNLPFQAIGVTLLTFFVMLLLYKWRLIKVTREFRSIIISASVTIFMLYFISWILWLLEINMPFLWGSSWYAIVFNVITAIVASLSLLLDFDYIDRYIGRASKEREWIATWGFLITLIWLYVEVLRLLKKLAIR is encoded by the coding sequence ATGAGTGTTTTCGGGTTAAGAACTTCCAATCCTGCATTTACAAGTTACTTTTGGAAAAAACAATACAGTTACTCAAAAGCTAAAATGACATTAAGTGGCATTATATTTAAAAGCTTAGTAATGTTAATACTTGTTTGTTGTGCGGCTTTTTATACTTGGCATTTGTATTTTAGCGGAGTTATCGTAAAGTGGTATACTTCTATAGGGGCTTTAATAGCGGTGTTTTGTAGTGTCTATATTTCTTATAGGTATAGATCTGCAAAATTCTTATTACCTATTTATGCTTTAGCTAAAGGCTTTTTTTTAGGGGGTATCAGTGCTTATGCGCATAAACGATTTCCTAACTTACCATTTCAAGCTATTGGTGTAACATTACTTACTTTTTTTGTAATGTTATTGTTGTATAAATGGCGATTAATAAAAGTAACTAGAGAGTTTAGATCCATTATTATTTCTGCATCTGTAACTATTTTTATGTTATATTTTATAAGTTGGATTTTATGGTTGTTAGAAATTAATATGCCTTTTTTATGGGGAAGTTCATGGTATGCTATTGTATTTAATGTGATAACAGCTATTGTGGCGTCTTTAAGTTTACTGCTAGATTTTGATTATATAGACAGGTATATTGGTAGGGCTTCAAAAGAAAGGGAATGGATAGCAACATGGGGGTTTTTAATAACCTTAATTTGGTTATACGTTGAGGTTTTGCGCTTATTAAAAAAACTAGCAATACGATGA
- the hemW gene encoding radical SAM family heme chaperone HemW translates to MAGIYLHIPFCKKACYYCDFHFSTSLKKYDEVLSSLKTELILRKDELKKEIIETIYFGGGTPSLLKVEDVEWLIEIIKTNYTVSETPEITLEANPDDLSIEKIEALAKSPVNRLSIGIQSFYEEDLKLMNRAHNSNEAKNCLTNATKYFDNITIDLIYGIPNMSNVQWKKNLQTAFDFGITHISSYALTVEPKTALDTFIKNGKYPNIDETVAKEHFDILVKETHKNGFIHYEISNFGKPDYFSKHNTSYWLGKKYIGIGPSAHSFNQTHRSWNIANNAKYIKALQNETLPNEVEKLTKEDQFNEYLMTGLRTIWGISLTKILNEFGETFCSKLLKSSQKFIDKGLLIIENNTLKTTPKGKFLADGLASDLFII, encoded by the coding sequence ATGGCTGGCATTTATCTACACATTCCTTTTTGTAAAAAAGCATGTTACTATTGTGATTTTCATTTTTCTACTTCTTTAAAAAAGTATGATGAGGTACTTTCAAGTTTAAAAACGGAATTAATACTAAGAAAGGATGAATTAAAAAAGGAAATAATTGAAACTATTTATTTTGGCGGCGGCACCCCTAGCCTACTAAAAGTTGAAGATGTTGAATGGTTAATAGAAATAATTAAAACAAATTATACTGTTTCTGAAACTCCAGAAATCACCTTAGAAGCCAACCCTGATGATTTATCTATAGAAAAAATTGAAGCTTTAGCTAAATCTCCTGTCAATAGATTAAGTATTGGTATTCAATCTTTTTATGAAGAGGATCTGAAACTCATGAACAGAGCACACAACTCTAATGAGGCAAAAAATTGCTTAACAAATGCTACAAAATATTTTGATAATATTACTATTGATTTGATTTATGGTATTCCTAACATGAGCAATGTACAATGGAAAAAAAACTTACAAACAGCTTTTGATTTTGGAATTACACATATCTCTTCCTATGCCTTGACTGTTGAACCTAAAACTGCTTTGGATACTTTTATAAAAAATGGGAAATATCCAAATATTGACGAAACTGTAGCCAAAGAACATTTTGACATTCTTGTAAAAGAGACACACAAAAATGGCTTTATCCATTATGAAATTTCAAACTTTGGAAAACCCGATTACTTCTCCAAACATAATACGAGTTATTGGTTAGGCAAAAAATACATAGGCATTGGTCCTTCTGCTCATTCATTTAATCAAACCCATAGAAGTTGGAATATTGCTAATAATGCAAAATACATTAAAGCACTACAAAACGAAACACTTCCTAATGAGGTAGAGAAACTCACTAAAGAAGATCAATTTAATGAATACTTAATGACAGGACTCAGAACTATCTGGGGCATTTCATTAACAAAAATATTAAATGAATTTGGAGAAACTTTTTGTAGTAAATTATTAAAATCTTCTCAAAAATTTATAGACAAAGGATTATTAATTATTGAAAACAACACGCTAAAAACTACCCCTAAAGGAAAGTTTTTAGCAGATGGACTAGCTAGTGACTTGTTTATTATTTAG
- a CDS encoding response regulator transcription factor: MNNINVFIIEDTPAESNRLVSFLEANGYYITGVARSFKEAIAVYNKVKVDIVIIDVFLNGTPDGISFAEMLHANLEEAKPFVFLTNSVDKEVFMRAKLTHPYSYLMKPFNELEILYAIEMAVSKFYTPNNDFLKGTNDTIISKEYLFVKKGKSLKKVDIESIVYIEVEEKYCNIITEKEKFVVLISLKKILHILDKTLFYRTHRNFIINIDKVEEIVLSDNLIILSGNYKVTLSDKYKGIVKQVRTLK, translated from the coding sequence ATGAATAATATAAATGTATTTATTATTGAGGATACCCCCGCAGAAAGTAATCGATTAGTGAGTTTTTTAGAAGCCAATGGATATTATATAACAGGAGTAGCCAGAAGTTTTAAAGAAGCTATTGCAGTATACAACAAGGTAAAAGTTGATATTGTTATTATAGATGTTTTTCTCAACGGTACCCCAGATGGAATTTCTTTTGCAGAGATGCTACATGCTAATTTAGAAGAAGCAAAACCTTTTGTTTTTTTAACTAATTCAGTAGATAAAGAGGTGTTTATGAGGGCTAAGCTAACGCATCCCTATAGTTATTTGATGAAACCTTTTAATGAATTGGAGATATTATATGCTATTGAAATGGCGGTGTCTAAATTTTATACACCCAATAACGATTTTTTAAAAGGAACTAATGATACAATAATAAGTAAAGAGTATCTATTTGTTAAGAAAGGAAAGAGTTTAAAAAAAGTTGATATAGAATCTATAGTTTATATAGAGGTAGAAGAAAAATATTGTAATATTATAACAGAAAAAGAAAAGTTTGTAGTGTTAATATCATTAAAAAAAATTCTGCATATTTTAGATAAAACACTTTTTTATAGAACCCATAGGAACTTTATTATAAATATAGATAAAGTAGAAGAAATTGTACTGTCAGATAACCTTATTATTTTATCAGGAAATTATAAAGTGACTTTAAGTGATAAATATAAGGGAATTGTAAAACAAGTAAGAACACTTAAATGA
- a CDS encoding glycosyltransferase encodes MLFTVFFYIFVAITVIQFIYYLVFGFSIANRKKNTSITSFNSPVSVIVYIKNNVEDLQKNLPYIINQDYNEFEIVLVNHASTDNSSALIEELQEKHANIKVVNVENKEAFWGNKKYALTLGIKASSHDYLLFIDCKFQPFSNQWVKEITSNFNTPKEIIIGYKKLATKKYSFSNIFVRFINCLTFIKALSFSKIHKPFKGFQENIAFTKNTFFNVKGFINHINIPIGESDLFLKDAASIENTVFSIQTNSFVVQQENFSFKNFLAQYRNQHFLFSQYNNSLKIIISLFNITKIFFYPLAIVTSIWDWKLSLPFIIFYFLMQFIALLKPINTLKERSLLYFLPILDIYYTVFIVLTTVTNTFSKPKPWS; translated from the coding sequence ATGCTTTTTACTGTATTCTTCTACATTTTTGTAGCTATTACGGTTATCCAGTTTATTTATTATTTAGTTTTTGGTTTTTCTATAGCTAATAGAAAAAAGAACACGTCTATCACTTCTTTTAATAGTCCTGTTTCTGTAATCGTTTATATTAAAAACAACGTAGAAGATTTACAAAAAAACCTACCCTATATTATAAATCAAGATTACAATGAATTTGAAATAGTTTTAGTAAATCATGCTTCTACAGATAATAGTTCTGCCTTAATTGAAGAGTTACAAGAAAAGCATGCTAATATTAAAGTTGTTAATGTTGAAAATAAAGAAGCTTTTTGGGGTAATAAAAAATACGCATTGACATTAGGTATTAAAGCGAGCTCACATGATTACCTTTTATTTATTGATTGTAAGTTCCAGCCGTTCTCTAATCAATGGGTTAAAGAAATAACTAGTAACTTTAACACTCCGAAAGAAATTATTATTGGTTACAAAAAATTAGCTACCAAAAAATATTCTTTCTCAAATATTTTTGTACGCTTTATAAACTGTTTAACTTTTATCAAAGCTTTATCTTTTTCTAAAATCCATAAACCTTTTAAGGGGTTTCAAGAAAATATTGCATTTACAAAAAATACTTTTTTTAATGTCAAAGGTTTTATTAACCATATAAACATCCCTATTGGAGAAAGTGATTTATTCCTCAAAGACGCAGCATCAATTGAAAATACGGTATTTAGCATACAGACTAATAGTTTTGTTGTTCAACAAGAAAACTTTTCTTTTAAAAACTTTTTAGCCCAATATAGAAATCAACATTTTTTATTTTCTCAATATAATAATAGCCTTAAAATAATTATTTCTCTATTTAATATAACCAAGATATTTTTCTATCCTCTTGCTATAGTTACTTCTATATGGGACTGGAAATTATCTTTACCTTTTATAATCTTTTACTTTTTAATGCAATTTATTGCTTTACTGAAACCCATAAATACACTAAAAGAAAGAAGTTTACTTTATTTTTTACCTATATTAGATATTTATTATACTGTTTTTATAGTTTTAACGACTGTTACAAATACCTTTTCTAAACCTAAACCTTGGAGCTAG
- a CDS encoding RNA polymerase sigma factor, with amino-acid sequence MELDSKILLDHIQKAKKGNQISFNFLLDNFWGSVYYFQLKKIENDNDAEDITIQTFSKAFDKIDTFDEKYQFKTWLISISKNIYIDFLRKKNASKSIKTTNEKEEEAFYVIDDAPSPEDKIIREQNLAKLLKDIKKLKPKYQEVINLRFFQELSYKEISEHIKEPINNVKVKLLRAKKLLAEIIKHS; translated from the coding sequence TTGGAGCTAGATTCTAAAATATTACTAGATCATATACAAAAAGCCAAAAAAGGCAATCAAATTTCCTTCAACTTTTTATTGGACAACTTTTGGGGCAGTGTGTATTACTTTCAGTTAAAAAAAATTGAAAATGATAATGATGCTGAAGATATTACCATTCAAACTTTTTCTAAAGCTTTTGATAAGATAGATACTTTCGATGAAAAATACCAATTCAAAACTTGGTTAATTTCTATTTCTAAAAATATTTATATCGATTTTCTTAGAAAGAAAAACGCCTCTAAATCAATAAAAACAACTAATGAAAAAGAAGAAGAAGCTTTTTATGTTATTGATGATGCTCCTTCCCCTGAAGATAAAATTATTAGAGAGCAAAATCTTGCCAAACTTTTAAAAGACATTAAAAAACTAAAACCTAAATATCAAGAAGTTATTAATTTAAGATTTTTTCAAGAACTTAGCTATAAAGAGATTTCTGAACACATAAAAGAACCTATTAATAACGTAAAGGTAAAACTACTTAGAGCTAAGAAATTACTTGCTGAAATCATAAAACACTCTTAA
- a CDS encoding cyclase family protein, whose product MKATIEYQSKIYTIDLSEPLDISIPIDVSKQNINAWYIDNPKITPVSLGDWIGSVANGADVNFNNISFNPHAHITHTECVGHITKKVYSVNKNLSRFFFLAEVISITPQILKNSDAVITKEQIRRLIDLKNIEAIIIRTLPNNKEKKSARYSNTNPPYLLEEAATYLKEKGIKHLLVDLPSVDKEKDEGKLLAHNAFWNTGGKIRFDATITEFIYVNNEVKDGTYFLNLMVAPFENDATPSKPILYEIVM is encoded by the coding sequence ATGAAAGCTACTATTGAATACCAGTCTAAAATATATACAATTGATTTATCTGAACCATTAGATATTTCAATACCTATTGATGTATCTAAACAAAATATAAATGCTTGGTATATTGACAACCCTAAAATTACACCTGTCTCTTTAGGCGATTGGATAGGAAGTGTAGCAAATGGAGCAGATGTAAACTTCAATAATATTAGTTTTAATCCGCACGCACATATTACTCATACAGAATGCGTAGGACATATTACTAAAAAAGTTTATTCTGTAAACAAAAATCTTTCTCGATTTTTCTTTTTAGCTGAAGTTATTAGTATTACTCCACAGATACTAAAAAACAGTGATGCAGTAATTACTAAAGAACAAATAAGACGTTTAATTGATTTAAAAAATATTGAAGCTATTATTATCAGGACACTTCCTAATAATAAAGAAAAAAAATCAGCAAGGTACTCAAACACCAATCCTCCATACTTATTAGAAGAAGCTGCTACTTATTTAAAAGAAAAAGGAATTAAGCACTTATTAGTAGACCTACCTTCAGTTGACAAAGAGAAAGACGAAGGAAAATTGTTAGCCCATAACGCTTTTTGGAACACAGGTGGCAAAATAAGGTTTGATGCAACCATTACAGAATTTATCTATGTTAATAATGAAGTTAAAGACGGAACGTACTTTTTAAACTTGATGGTAGCACCTTTTGAAAATGATGCTACCCCAAGTAAGCCAATTTTGTATGAAATTGTTATGTAA
- the ade gene encoding adenine deaminase, with product MTIQGKIVDIPNKKIFKGEITIENNTIVNIREVNHTIETYILPGFVDAHIHIESSMLVPSEFAKIALTHGTIATVSDPHEIANVLGVKGVDFMIENGNQVPLKFNFGAPSCVPATSFESAGAMIDSEDIKKMLQNPDIKYLAEMMNYPGVIYNDEEVHKKIEWAKHFNKPIDGHAPGLRGDDLSKYINAGIYTDHECFTYEEALEKLQKGMKVIIREGSAAKNFDALIDLLPEHYNNIMFCSDDKHPDDLLLGHINQLCERAINKGFDIFKVLQTACINPVKHYNLDVGLLNIGDYADFIIVEDLEKFNVLQTYINGKLVANNGQSIVPSVAFEILNNFNTEKKNIEDFKFHSSSEKIKVIEALDGELVTNQIEANSLIKNGNLVSDTDNDILKMTVVNRYQNSDPSIAFIKNFGLKEGAIASSVGHDSHNIIAVGVSDEAICKAVNLLIKHKGGICALTNDEEKIVPLPVAGIMSDKPASEIGKAYAELDTLAKKMGSTLRAPYMTLSFMALLVIPSLKLSDKGLFDGNSFKFTSVEVK from the coding sequence ATGACCATACAAGGAAAAATTGTAGACATTCCAAATAAAAAAATTTTCAAAGGGGAAATCACTATAGAAAATAATACGATTGTTAATATAAGAGAAGTAAATCACACTATAGAAACCTACATTTTACCTGGCTTTGTAGATGCTCATATTCATATTGAAAGTTCCATGCTAGTACCATCAGAATTTGCCAAAATAGCTTTAACCCATGGAACAATAGCAACAGTATCTGATCCTCATGAAATTGCCAATGTACTAGGTGTAAAAGGTGTTGATTTTATGATAGAAAATGGCAATCAAGTTCCTCTTAAATTTAATTTTGGTGCACCTTCTTGCGTACCAGCTACTTCTTTTGAAAGCGCAGGAGCCATGATTGATTCTGAGGATATCAAAAAGATGCTCCAAAATCCAGATATTAAGTATTTGGCAGAAATGATGAACTATCCTGGAGTAATTTATAATGACGAAGAGGTACATAAGAAAATTGAATGGGCTAAGCATTTCAACAAACCTATTGATGGTCACGCCCCTGGTCTTAGAGGAGACGATCTATCTAAGTATATTAATGCTGGAATTTATACTGATCATGAATGTTTTACCTATGAGGAAGCTTTAGAAAAGTTACAAAAAGGCATGAAAGTTATTATTAGAGAAGGGAGTGCCGCTAAAAACTTTGATGCTTTGATTGATTTATTACCCGAACATTACAACAATATAATGTTTTGTTCAGACGATAAACATCCCGATGATTTATTACTTGGGCACATTAATCAACTTTGTGAAAGAGCTATCAATAAAGGGTTCGACATTTTTAAAGTACTTCAAACTGCATGTATTAACCCAGTTAAACATTATAATCTTGATGTGGGACTTTTAAACATAGGAGATTATGCTGACTTCATTATAGTTGAAGATTTAGAAAAATTCAATGTACTACAAACCTATATTAATGGTAAATTAGTAGCTAATAACGGACAATCCATTGTTCCTTCTGTTGCTTTTGAAATACTAAATAACTTTAATACTGAAAAGAAAAATATTGAAGATTTTAAATTCCATTCTTCTTCTGAAAAAATAAAGGTTATTGAAGCACTAGACGGTGAATTAGTAACCAATCAAATTGAAGCTAATTCATTAATCAAAAACGGAAATTTAGTTTCTGACACAGATAACGATATCTTGAAAATGACAGTGGTGAATAGATATCAAAACTCAGATCCCTCTATTGCATTTATCAAAAATTTTGGCTTAAAAGAAGGTGCTATTGCAAGCTCTGTTGGTCATGATTCTCATAATATTATTGCAGTAGGAGTCTCTGATGAAGCCATTTGCAAAGCTGTAAACTTACTTATTAAACATAAAGGTGGTATTTGTGCTTTAACTAATGATGAAGAAAAAATTGTTCCACTTCCTGTAGCCGGTATTATGAGTGACAAACCTGCTAGTGAAATAGGTAAAGCGTATGCTGAACTTGACACTTTGGCTAAAAAAATGGGCAGTACTTTAAGGGCTCCTTATATGACATTATCATTTATGGCTTTATTAGTAATCCCCTCTTTAAAATTATCAGATAAAGGATTATTTGATGGAAATTCATTTAAATTCACTTCAGTTGAAGTAAAGTAA
- a CDS encoding Nramp family divalent metal transporter codes for MNKTISSLGPGLLFAGAAIGVSHLVQSTRAGADFGFGLLWALVLVHLFKYPFFQFGPRYAAATGETLLDGYRKLGKGVLVTYYILNFATMFTIQAALTIVTAGLASHLFGFSNDLVLWGAIISSICIAILLVGKYKILDNLMKYIVIILTISTLIAVTVAISSTDKGFTFTQIIPSGTAEITFLIAFLGWMPAPLDISIWHSLWSVEKNKTTFQKIPPKQAIFDFNVGYVGTLFLGVCFVILGAMVMYQSGKTFSSKGTIFASQLINLYTQNLGEFAHIFIGVAAFTTMFSTTLTSLDASPRAMEKASSLLLRKKIKLTYWFWILVLAIGTYVILKYFLSDMGFLVKIATVLSFLTAPFYAILNFILITGKHTPEKHRPGKELKFLAITGIVFLIVFSIWFLLNF; via the coding sequence GTGAATAAAACGATTTCTTCCTTAGGACCAGGACTATTATTTGCTGGTGCAGCAATTGGGGTTTCTCATTTAGTACAATCTACAAGAGCTGGTGCTGATTTTGGCTTTGGTTTATTATGGGCATTAGTTTTAGTCCATTTATTTAAGTATCCTTTTTTTCAATTTGGCCCAAGGTATGCTGCAGCTACAGGAGAAACACTTTTAGATGGTTATAGAAAGCTAGGAAAAGGAGTTTTAGTTACTTATTACATTTTAAACTTTGCTACCATGTTTACCATACAAGCCGCTTTAACAATCGTTACTGCTGGGTTGGCTTCTCATTTGTTTGGTTTTAGTAATGACTTAGTTCTTTGGGGAGCTATTATCTCTAGTATCTGTATTGCCATATTATTAGTAGGTAAGTATAAAATACTAGACAACCTTATGAAGTATATTGTAATAATTTTAACTATTAGCACCCTTATAGCTGTTACTGTAGCTATTTCAAGTACTGATAAAGGTTTTACATTCACACAAATTATTCCCTCTGGCACAGCTGAAATAACTTTTTTAATTGCATTTTTAGGCTGGATGCCTGCTCCTTTAGATATATCTATTTGGCACTCTTTATGGTCCGTTGAAAAAAACAAAACTACGTTTCAAAAAATCCCCCCAAAACAGGCTATTTTTGATTTTAATGTTGGTTATGTTGGTACTTTATTCTTAGGTGTATGTTTTGTTATATTAGGCGCAATGGTTATGTATCAATCTGGCAAAACCTTTTCTAGTAAAGGAACAATTTTTGCATCACAACTCATTAATCTTTACACTCAAAACTTAGGAGAATTCGCTCATATATTCATTGGTGTAGCTGCATTTACCACTATGTTTAGTACTACTTTAACTAGCTTAGACGCTTCTCCTAGAGCTATGGAAAAAGCATCATCTCTCCTACTTCGAAAAAAAATAAAACTAACTTATTGGTTTTGGATTCTTGTTTTAGCAATTGGCACCTATGTCATTTTAAAATACTTTTTATCAGATATGGGTTTTTTAGTTAAAATTGCCACTGTACTTTCCTTTCTAACAGCTCCTTTTTATGCCATTTTAAACTTTATACTGATTACTGGTAAACATACTCCTGAAAAACATAGACCTGGTAAAGAATTAAAATTTCTCGCTATAACAGGTATTGTTTTTTTAATTGTGTTTAGTATCTGGTTTTTACTTAATTTCTAA
- a CDS encoding membrane or secreted protein — protein MKLVFVTIGLLAIAFAGIAIKIWAKKDGEFAGTCASQNPMLNKSGEACGFCGKTPDQFDTCAESQHS, from the coding sequence ATGAAATTAGTTTTTGTTACTATTGGTTTATTAGCCATAGCTTTTGCAGGAATTGCCATTAAAATTTGGGCAAAAAAAGATGGTGAATTTGCTGGTACTTGTGCTAGCCAAAACCCGATGTTAAACAAAAGTGGAGAAGCTTGTGGTTTTTGTGGTAAAACCCCTGATCAATTTGATACTTGCGCCGAATCTCAACATAGTTAA
- the ruvC gene encoding crossover junction endodeoxyribonuclease RuvC, which produces MKTEKIILGIDPGTSIMGFGIIKVIGKKMEFIQMNELLLKKYDDHYLKLKLIFERTLELIDTYHPDEIALEAPFYGKNVQSMLKLGRAQGVAMAAGLSRQIPVTEYAPKKIKMAITGKGTSSKEQVALMLKSLLNLKELPKNLDATDGLAAAVCHYYNSGTKVGGKNYTGWAAFVKQNKNRIE; this is translated from the coding sequence TTGAAGACAGAAAAAATCATATTAGGCATAGATCCAGGAACTTCCATTATGGGGTTTGGTATTATTAAGGTTATTGGTAAAAAAATGGAGTTCATTCAAATGAATGAACTATTGTTAAAAAAATATGATGACCATTACTTAAAACTAAAATTAATTTTTGAGCGTACCCTAGAATTAATAGACACTTATCATCCTGATGAAATAGCTTTAGAAGCTCCATTTTATGGTAAAAATGTGCAATCAATGTTAAAATTAGGTCGTGCGCAAGGAGTTGCAATGGCTGCTGGACTTTCTCGTCAGATTCCTGTTACTGAATATGCTCCTAAAAAAATAAAAATGGCCATCACAGGAAAAGGAACTTCTAGTAAAGAGCAAGTAGCATTAATGCTTAAGTCTTTATTAAACCTAAAAGAATTACCTAAAAACTTAGACGCTACTGATGGATTAGCCGCAGCTGTTTGTCATTATTACAATTCAGGCACTAAGGTAGGTGGTAAAAACTATACAGGGTGGGCAGCTTTTGTTAAACAAAACAAAAACAGAATAGAATAA
- the lipA gene encoding lipoyl synthase, which produces MTKEPVKLPERAKKPKWLRVKLPVGKKYTELRGLVDKYKLNTICTSGSCPNMGECWGEGTATFMILGNVCTRSCGFCGVKTGRPETVEWDEPEKVARSIKLMKIKHAVITSVDRDDLKDGGSIIWGETVDAIRRANPNTTLETLIPDFQGNEKLIDRIIEVHPEVVSHNMETVRRLTREVRIQAKYDRSLGVLKYLKDNGMRTKSGIMLGLGETEEEVIQTMKDLRGVGLDIITIGQYLQPTKKHLPVKQFITPDQFKKYETLGLEMGFMYVESGALVRSSYKAHKHAS; this is translated from the coding sequence ATGACTAAGGAGCCTGTTAAACTACCGGAAAGAGCAAAGAAACCAAAGTGGTTGCGCGTTAAACTACCAGTAGGAAAAAAATACACAGAGTTACGTGGACTAGTAGATAAATACAAATTAAACACAATTTGTACTAGTGGTAGTTGTCCAAACATGGGAGAATGTTGGGGTGAAGGTACTGCTACTTTTATGATATTAGGAAATGTATGTACACGTTCTTGTGGTTTTTGTGGTGTTAAAACTGGAAGACCAGAAACAGTGGAATGGGATGAGCCAGAAAAAGTAGCTAGATCGATTAAGTTAATGAAAATTAAACATGCCGTTATTACCTCTGTAGATAGAGATGACTTAAAAGACGGTGGGTCTATTATTTGGGGAGAAACTGTTGATGCTATTAGAAGAGCCAACCCGAATACTACTCTAGAAACTTTAATTCCAGACTTTCAAGGAAACGAAAAGTTAATTGACAGAATTATTGAAGTACATCCTGAAGTAGTCTCTCACAATATGGAAACTGTACGTAGACTTACTCGTGAAGTTCGTATTCAAGCTAAATATGATAGAAGCCTTGGTGTTTTAAAATATTTAAAAGATAATGGTATGCGTACCAAATCTGGTATTATGCTTGGTTTAGGAGAAACCGAAGAAGAAGTAATCCAAACCATGAAAGATCTTCGAGGTGTTGGATTAGACATTATAACGATAGGCCAGTACTTACAACCTACTAAGAAACATTTACCTGTTAAACAATTTATAACACCAGATCAGTTTAAAAAGTATGAAACTCTTGGATTAGAAATGGGCTTTATGTACGTAGAAAGTGGAGCTTTAGTACGTTCTTCATACAAAGCACATAAGCACGCAAGTTAA